The Hemicordylus capensis ecotype Gifberg chromosome 5, rHemCap1.1.pri, whole genome shotgun sequence nucleotide sequence AATCTAGATTTTGAATACGGAATCTAAACAATGCTCCAAAGCTGTGATCCCAACCTCACCAGCCAAGGCCACATCCATGGAGAATGCTTCCATGTTAGAATACATTTTAGGAGTTCAATACATCACATTGTTGCATATCACCTTGGCTAGGTGCTTCCCCGCAACTAAGCGATTACTCTAGAATGACAGCACTCAGTTCTGCTCCCATCTCAAACTAACCCTGGGGTGGGTGAACATGACCCAATTTAAGTTTTGAATGAGGAGAGAGATCAtgtagccaaaaaaaaaaaagagagagagagagaagtctaaaaatatttttgatcTGAAGAAAACTGAAAAAATGTTGTCCAAAATGCAGAAGGCCTTCTTCAGCATACAACTGATTGACATAATAGATACTATTGCAGCTATTGAAAACAAGTAGTCATCATATAAAAAACAGCTATTTAATATTTCCCAAAGATATGGTCTCTCAGGTATCCAGTATATTAAAAGATGTCCAAATCATGAGTATTATCAATTTCAATAGCATCCTCTGGATCCAGTTTCATTTCACTGTGTCCTTCCTGCAAATCTTCTAAAGAAGCCAATGCCTCATTTGTATCACTAGCAAAAGTCTCACGAGAGGCATCATCATACTCCTGAAGGTTGAGCCCTTTAATAGCTTTcttcatctttttacccaggacTTGAATTCTTCTCTTCTTTGCCGCTTTTTTGTTCTCATACTCCTTTTGGTTTTCAATACAGAAGATTTCCTACAAAGAGAATTGTTAATACCTTGTGAAGTGCTAAGGAATAATAGCCAGGTGAAATCAGTTTTCAGAAACCACCAGCTGCCTTTGCGAACCTTAGAACTCAAGTTAAAAGCTGACTGCATGAAAATgaacaaaacttttttttttttttggaagactGCTATATATTAAAACCATTCCAAAAACTGCTACAGAAAATCTGAAAATTAATACTTCTGCTTCCTAAAGTCAAAGGGGGTCCTGTTTTAAATagtggcagctctgtctgcctggaTTACAGGAAagcaattaagaacataagaacataacctaccagatataaccaaagatggagcatgaaaaagatgtatttttagttgtttttttaaaaacactgagggagggagaatgacaaaggtcttcagggagggcgttccaaagctgaggggccacaactgaaaaggccccgtctctagtcCCCGACAACCAGATCTCTATgcgtggcagggccatgagcagggcccgagacgatgagcggagggccctggcaggttcatatcaAATTGGGCATGCATTCTGAAGTAAGAAAGACCCTTTAAATATTATAATTTCATTTATTCACAGCTACTCACTTAAGTTAAAAATATTTCTGTATACAAAAATATTCGGATGGGGCAGGCGAACTATAATTTGCTTCAAAGTCTTATAGATATTATATTCAGATGCGCAATTGTCCTGATCTCCAAATTCAAATATTGTATCTGAAAAAGGAAGGCACCCTTCCACAGCCTTCCAAATAGTTATTCACCTGATAATTGTCCCAAGATGAATTCCCATCCTTCCTTCTAGCCTTAAAGAGTGGCTGGCATTTGCTTAGCTGGCTCAGCGGATTCCAATTTCTGACAAaccctgtgttgttgtttttccaggACCCAGTCCATCAGGAGACTATGGAAGACAGcttgttctttctttctcagtCTTTAAGACTAGGATAGGTGCCAAAGCTGGAAGCAAAAAGTCCGgcatctcccttccctcttgtatTCTCTTTTTCCAGCATTATATTTACCAGCTCCACTTAGATCTGCCAGATCTACTTCAATCTACAAGCTCAAACACTGAAAAGAGAAAACCACTTGAGGCGTTCCCTTCATGCGTCTTAAATCTAGAAGCTCTAATACGGAAAGGAAGGAACGACCTTATGCATAGGTCACACTCCTTTCCAGCTTCAAACTTGGTTTATCTAAGGAAAGAAAGGAGACAGCCTCATACAAGgtgctcttccttccttccaagtgTAGACCCCATAACAGTTACAGAAAGCAAACCTGCATTCTCAAGTCTCTGGTGGGGGTGGGCCTGGGAGAGACAAAGAGTGGGGCATCAGCCCCGAAGCCATTTGGTTGCTCTACTCGAATACGAGCTCCACCAACTTCATGCCTACAACAGAAGAGCCCCTCATATGGCTAGCTGGACCATCCTAATGGATATTATTGAGCATTGATTCAATATCAATTTGGGCTTCACAGAAAAGCATTTGATGACTAGAAACTGGTAATTTTTACCCTTATTTGTACAGCCTTCATTTTCACCAATTGTGCTTTGCACAGAGACAAAAAGTGTTTTAAGTGCTCACCACCAAGGCTAAATCAAATGCCAGAAGCAAGAAGACAAGTTACATTCGCACGTAGACCTTGAAACTTCCACAGAGCAGTCATGTCGGTCTGCAACTATATAattaaaaatggggggaggggttcttCTAAGGAAGACTTTCATACTGAGACATGAGTTCAGAAGCTGCATGAGGAAGACTGACAAAGCTGGAGGAAAAATTGCTGCACTCTGGCAATTCTAGCAGTTAGTAATTTTTCTAAAATTCTTCTGTTTATTGGAGTTTGTATAGATTACATTTATTTACCTTGATTTGTTCTCCAGTTATACTCGGTGTGTTCTTCAATAGGTTTAAGTAAACGCCTCCTGGTGTTCTTCTTCTAGTACCATTCTGCATAATGGAAAAATAAAACTTCTCAAAGTTCCAAGTTTAAAAGACTAAGCATGCACTCATATAACCTGAATAAAAAGGAGAGAGTTTGGATTTTTGACAGAATTAAGAGAAGCAAAAATTAGATACTCTTGGCGGTGTGTGGGTATGTGTCTCATTTAAATTAAATGTTTTGTGAAGTCTGAATGGCTCATAGTGAAAACAGTATAGGAAGTTGCATATAAGGAACACTTCTTGTGGTACTTcttgagctggtctggtggtagcaagcatgacttgtccccttagctaagcagggtctgcccaggtttgcatttgaatgggagactagaagtgtgagcactggaagatattcccctcaggggataatggagccactctgggaagagcatctaggttccaagttccctccccggcagcatctccaagatagggctgagagagattcctgcctgcacccttggaaaagccgctgccagtctgggtagacaacactgagctagatagaccaattgtctgactcagtctatggcagcttcctatgttcctataattcaCTCAATATTGCCAGGACTACCCTCACCAGGAGGACCAAAGCCAGCTTTGGCAACAtgaggtaggagagctggtcttggggtagcaagcattacttgtcccctttgctaagcagggtacgccctggttgcatatgaatgggagacttgatgtgtgagcactggaagatcttcccctcaggggatggagccactctgggaagagcagaaggtttcaagttccctccctggcagcatctccaagatagggctgagagagatccccgcctgcaatcttggagaagccgctgccagtctgtgtagacaatactgagcgagacagaccaatggtctgactcagtatatggcagcttcttatgttccacacaCGGAGGCGGGGGAGGGATGATTATCAGCACCTTCCCCCCACTTTTCATCTGCGGCTGCCTCCCAAATATGTGTCCttgaggactggggagatccccagatGCAGGGGGTCTCTGATTACAATTAATCAGATTGTAAGAGAGACTCCATTTGAAGAAATTCCTATTCTGATGGGGGGGGAATGCAAACTACAAAGGGATGCAAAGACTGGTATCAGAATAAAGCAATGTAAAAACATATTCCTTATTCTATACAACTGACACACACCAGGGTTAACCTGAATATTTCAAATTTAAACAGCAATGTTCACACATTCTTtattttaaagagatttaaaatttaaagtagTGATAACtttatttactttaaaaataGATAATATGCAACAATCACATTCCATATTATACAAATCAGTTAACAAATGTGTTTATAGTCTTCAGTTTTAATTAGCAGTGAATTCCAACTGCAGTCATAAACAGGCAATTCTAGTTAATTTGCATGTGCTTTAAACCAGGGAAGATGTAATCTTTCTGCAAGTACACAGAATTTAGAATTTGGGCAATAGCCACAAGCAAAAGTGGATTTCCCAACTTGGGACCTGGGGCCGTGCCAAGATCTCTGCTATCACAGGAGTGATCTGTGTTGAGTTGTTTGCTATGGAGAATGGATCTACAGAGTTCAGCTAAAAATCCATGACTGCCAGCCCAGAGTAAGGCCTAAATTAGGTctaaccaccaccagcagctatTCCTTACCACTATGAAAAGGCCTCCATTTTGTTCCACTTCTGCCGTTTCCATCAGTAGTTCAATAGCTTTCTTCTTCCCAATGATTTTTACTACCTGCACAATCAGATCCTTCTTTGGTTCGCGAAGcctaaaaggaaaataaaatactaAGAACATTCCTTGCTAACCATTTGATAACTaaaacattttcattttttttagaAGTACCCACAGTTACTAGTATTTATTACTACTTGACACTTGTATGGTGCCAGCAGCTCAATGAGCCAACCTTGGAGTAAGCGAAGCTTTGGTTAAAAATATTAAGGTTGAAATCCTGTGCACAGTGACCCAGAAATAGTCTCCAATGAACACAGgaggacttacttccaaataaacatgcacaaGATTTGTCTGCAAGAGTGAGCATGTGAGTAGTCTCAAGCTCTggggtccagtgttctctctaattttttctgtctgtgtgcggaatgagttttgttctgggtggcagtatcaaggcagtgtgtgcgcaccatgtgcattcagagggggaccttcctgattcagcctgagcgggatctaaaattaactgagcggacatcaaaaaacatgtgggcatgcgcacatgcacacatcttagagggaacactgctggggtcTACAATGAGAAGATGCAGAACAACTTCTTTGGTCTAAACTGAACACGGAGAGATTTCGTCTGCAGCCTCTGCTACTAGGCAAAAAGACAGACTGCATTGTCCTAACAACCCTATTGCCCCCATAAGCAGCTCAGTGGGGGAGAAAGAGTTTTTGTGCTCTTTCTacagcatagatagatagatagatagatagatagatagatagatagatagattcaaagTTAACATCTGCATCAGTCAAAGGCCACAGCAGAAAGCTGAAGTACAGTACTTAAACACACTAAtgtcctatataataaaaccctagggtatctgcgtccgtgtctctgggaGGTGTTCTGAGCATACGTGGCTGCGCTTGCAGCCTGAGTGGCTGGCGCGCGCGGACGGAGAACAGTGGCGgcagcggccatggccgctggtgggcctggcctggcagcgacGGGAACGGGCCGAGGAGCCGAGACGGTGGGCCTGGCCGggcgaggcgaggcggcggcgggggaagccgggcgaggcggcgggtccagccggagccgcgggctCAGCcaaaggaggcggcgggggaggctggagaaggcgGCGGTCCCGGGGGAAGCGGGAGCCCAGGGGAAGCGGGAGGAGACGGCGGGCTGGTGGCAGACATCGCGCGCCTGAAGGAGCCAgagcttggcggcggcggcggcctcctcctccttctggcccTGCTGGAGGCAGCAGCCAGCCCAGAGCTGCAGGTGGCTGAGCTGGCTCCTGGCGGCCGAGCTGGCCCGCGGCAGGGACCACCCGGcgccgctgccaccgccgccagtTGCCGGAGGAGGCCCGGAGGTGGTGAGGCGGGGGTGCGGGCGGCCAGGCTTGGCTTGCTCTTCCTTCTCTTCATGGGGGGGGAGCCCCATTGCCGCTGTGCGGGGCTTGCTCCCGAAGAGAGCGAGCTGCTGGGGGCGTCGaggcctctgtctccccctgGGGGGGTGAGAGGGGACGCAGCAACGGTTCTTCTAGTgcccgttattgtaacgggccTAATGTGACTAGTATATACATAAAAACCTCtgtgctggtctaagaccgtaataaagattgattgacatAAAAACCAATCACAGCACTCAGAGTGCACTGTAGGACAGAAATTATGGTAGCTGCCTATAATTGTGCTTGTTATTACTTTGGACTCCTATTGACATTTTCTCTCCACATATTTACTGCCAGCACAAAAGAAACTAGTGCCTTGGCGTTTTCTTTTCTTAAACTGTATAACATTGTGcagagttttgttttttagtgggccactagtcagggatgatgggagttgtggtccaagaaCAGCTCGAGAGACTCAGATTAGCCATTCCTGATCGACTTGgaccaaaggaaaggaaagaagatatTATGAAAATGGGAGTGACATGCAGTTTTAAGTTCTCATAATCAAAATGCATTCTTAAAGTTGTAACAATATAAATTAAGGCATATTACAAGGTTTTGAAGAACAGTGAGGcatgcaaaacaaaaacccagaaaaCAAGTCTTTTAACAAAAGTCTGAATAATTTTGAGAACACCGATTAACAGAAGTTTTACAACAACAGAATACAACAGAAGttttactgaaattaagtagccctttagaataactcctgagtagtactattgaagagtcaccttaagtggtgcagcagggaaatgcttgactaacaagcagaaggttgccagttcgaatctgcgctgttactatatcaggcagcagcaatataggaagatgctgaaaggcatcatctcatactgagcaggaggaggcaataggaaacccctcctgtattctaccaaagaaaaccacagggctctgtgggcgccacgagtcgaaatcaacttgacggcacactttacctttagcactATTGAGCAACAGTCTGGATGTGACCCACTGTCTCTATATGTAGAGGAATGATCCCAATTCATATGTTTAACTTTCCCCACATGAGATGCCCTGGTTACTTGAGAGTTATTCAGTGAGCAGTGAGTTATTCAGAAAGCAGTAACAGTTTAACCAGAGGTCTGGTGGGTTACTCCAACCCACTGCACTAAAACAGAATCCCCAGAACCCCAGCAAAATTAGTACCAATACAAAGAGAGATGAAGAGATGTCCTGGCTACATATAATACATGCAGCCGGAATTTTTAATCCAGTAACTAATTTAAAGAAACACCCACCCTCCACTAACTTTCGTTAGCTCATAAGCGGGCATCTTCTCAAAATCTAAACTACAGATGAAAGTGTATTGCATACACGATCAAAATCTTACCGGTAGGCAATTTCATCTGCCACTTTTTCCTCGGGATCTTCTTCAGTAATTTCATACCTCCCTTTATAATTCATTTCTTGCCTTTCACCCAATCTTTCCTTAACAGGCCGTTTCCGTTTCAAAAGACCTTgcccattctcctcctcctcctccggtacTGTCTTTTTGTCATCCTGCATATATTCATCTAATTCTTTGTTTAATGACTCAACCACTTCTGAGCCAGACTCTTTCATCAGCTTTTTCGCCAGCAAGTAATTGTAGGTCTCCGAGGCCCTGCTTCGGTCAATGCTGCCCTCCATCCCTAGAATCCCAAGTTCTGAGGCCACGGCATCCTGATTCTGCTCCTGAAGTACagcaccccagatgttgttgatcttTTTACTCCCTAAAATCATCTGTTTCTGGGGGTTGTGGCCCAACTGAAAAGGATCTGGTTTAGGGGGAGGGAGGTTAGAACACTTCTGCCGCTTTCGCTTCCATAGACAGCTGTCTTCATCTGAATCTGAGAAGCTCTCATCACTAGAGTCCACGCTTTTTGTAGTCCGGTAAGGGACACTAGGAGCACAGGGTGAAACGCTGCTTGGGGAAGATCTGGCCGCAGTGTTGCTATCAAGTGGTTTCTGAAATTTAAagagacaacattaaaaacattgcAATCTCACTGTGCATTGGTTGATTGTCATTCTACAGAAATGCAAGAGATGCGGAAACCATCAGAAACCAATTAGAGTAACTAACAGCTTAGCCTTTTCTCTCACCATCTCTTCCTTCTCATCTCAGAAGGTGAAAGGAGCTAGAGAACAAACATATGTTCATGGAAGGACTAAAATTGTACTAACCTAGCAAGATCAGCACCTAGATAGGAGCTCAGCCTCCTTTCTCGTCATTCTTCTTGTCCTGACAGTATAGGGGAGTACAAAATGGTGCCAAAGTCATTAGAGGATCTGATATTTTGGCTCACATTCATCTGTACCAagtttctcacaagcagcaggct carries:
- the LOC128328313 gene encoding phosphorylated adapter RNA export protein-like; its protein translation is MALEARGMEQDVEDGEISGSDCEMPVSAAARSPQQKPLDSNTAARSSPSSVSPCAPSVPYRTTKSVDSSDESFSDSDEDSCLWKRKRQKCSNLPPPKPDPFQLGHNPQKQMILGSKKINNIWGAVLQEQNQDAVASELGILGMEGSIDRSRASETYNYLLAKKLMKESGSEVVESLNKELDEYMQDDKKTVPEEEEENGQGLLKRKRPVKERLGERQEMNYKGRYEITEEDPEEKVADEIAYRLREPKKDLIVQVVKIIGKKKAIELLMETAEVEQNGGLFIVNGTRRRTPGGVYLNLLKNTPSITGEQIKEIFCIENQKEYENKKAAKKRRIQVLGKKMKKAIKGLNLQEYDDASRETFASDTNEALASLEDLQEGHSEMKLDPEDAIEIDNTHDLDIF